From a region of the Mercurialis annua linkage group LG1-X, ddMerAnnu1.2, whole genome shotgun sequence genome:
- the LOC130015597 gene encoding deoxyribodipyrimidine photo-lyase-like isoform X2 yields the protein MKYEIDGRDPKGYVGCLWSICGVHDQGWRERPVFGKIMYMNNAGCKRKFDVDGYIAYVKSLVNEMKKKKLDHQVIL from the exons ATGAAG TATGAAATAGATGGAAGAGACCCTAAGGGATATGTCGGTTGCCTGTGGTCGATTTGTGGTGTTCATGACCAG GGTTGGAGAGAAAGACCGGTTTTTGGGAAAATTATGTACATGAATAATGCAGGCTGCAAGAGGAAGTTTGATGTTGATGGCTACATTGCTTATGTGAAGAGTTTAGTAaatgaaatgaagaagaaaaaattagaTCACCAAGTGATTTTGTAG
- the LOC130015597 gene encoding deoxyribodipyrimidine photo-lyase-like isoform X1, translated as MKYEIDGRDPKGYVGCLWSICGVHDQVSFIGIINCSICFYYIIIIIADDLFKGWRERPVFGKIMYMNNAGCKRKFDVDGYIAYVKSLVNEMKKKKLDHQVIL; from the exons ATGAAG TATGAAATAGATGGAAGAGACCCTAAGGGATATGTCGGTTGCCTGTGGTCGATTTGTGGTGTTCATGACCAGGTTTCGTTCATTGGCATAATCAATTGCTCTATTTGTTTCTATTACATAATCATTATCATTGCTGATGACCTCTTTAAGGGTTGGAGAGAAAGACCGGTTTTTGGGAAAATTATGTACATGAATAATGCAGGCTGCAAGAGGAAGTTTGATGTTGATGGCTACATTGCTTATGTGAAGAGTTTAGTAaatgaaatgaagaagaaaaaattagaTCACCAAGTGATTTTGTAG